A genomic segment from Deinococcus sp. QL22 encodes:
- a CDS encoding helix-turn-helix transcriptional regulator, with amino-acid sequence MIQRRFTLRRRQVAELLAEGLSNKQIAKRLGLSPHTVKDYVRVTLALVGCTRQELKGRALIDSPLTPPDWPSLPTTRPSAPLPLPPVDLQVFVVSLPALPAFPTLPPLPLTVGRTFDIEHAFKVVQGYAYLLGRACLMLLPGMVWPGLARLPEWLLELARPARITLSAGAQLIDHHDDVDDAYCAALGAQALVRAPNRQALAAAPHVVDQPLSSLDLARLVKCSQDTLRALGVVPARFSNLPPFARNNP; translated from the coding sequence ATGATCCAGCGCCGTTTTACCCTGCGCCGCCGCCAAGTGGCCGAACTGCTGGCCGAGGGGCTGAGTAACAAGCAAATTGCCAAGCGCCTAGGTCTCAGCCCGCACACGGTCAAAGACTACGTGCGGGTCACGCTGGCCCTCGTGGGCTGCACCCGTCAGGAGCTGAAAGGCCGCGCCCTGATCGACTCACCGCTCACGCCACCCGACTGGCCGAGTCTCCCCACGACCCGTCCATCCGCACCTCTACCACTCCCCCCTGTCGATCTCCAGGTGTTCGTTGTGTCACTGCCCGCCCTGCCCGCTTTTCCGACGTTGCCGCCGCTCCCACTGACCGTGGGCCGAACATTCGACATCGAGCACGCCTTCAAGGTCGTGCAGGGGTACGCCTACCTGCTGGGCCGGGCCTGTCTGATGTTGTTGCCAGGGATGGTCTGGCCGGGACTCGCCCGGTTGCCAGAGTGGCTGCTGGAGCTGGCCCGTCCCGCCCGCATCACGTTGAGCGCGGGTGCCCAACTAATTGACCACCACGACGACGTAGACGACGCTTACTGTGCGGCGCTGGGGGCACAGGCCCTGGTGCGTGCGCCCAACCGACAGGCCCTGGCCGCCGCCCCCCACGTGGTCGATCAACCGCTCAGCTCACTGGATTTGGCCCGCTTGGTCAAGTGCAGTCAGGACACCTTACGGGCGTTGGGTGTGGTTCCGGCCAGATTCTCCAACCTGCCCCCATTTGCAAGGAACAACCCATGA
- a CDS encoding ParA family protein — translation MPFKTLTFFNHAGGVGKTSLTRDVGAELAAAGARVLLIDLDPQANLTGWLGVNGVQVQGTAYPVAVEGADLPDPVRVHGLDLIPSHVDLALAESQMLGQVGAVLFLRQALAKVADRYDVCLIDSPPSLGQLAVMAALAADHLIVPVPTRQKGVDAMPGLQKAMSTYHRLRPDLTVALYVPTFYDARRLHDQELLAQLRDHLSPLATPVPQREAKWLDSTTAGEPIGVYAPGSPVHQDVQRLTREIAAAAGLPFTVPA, via the coding sequence ATGCCTTTCAAAACCTTGACCTTCTTCAATCACGCGGGCGGGGTCGGCAAGACTTCGCTGACCCGCGACGTGGGGGCCGAACTCGCCGCTGCCGGGGCGCGGGTGCTCCTGATCGACCTCGATCCCCAAGCCAACCTGACGGGCTGGTTGGGGGTGAACGGCGTACAGGTTCAGGGCACGGCCTACCCGGTGGCGGTGGAAGGCGCAGACCTGCCTGATCCGGTGCGGGTGCATGGGCTGGATCTAATTCCCTCGCACGTGGATCTGGCGCTGGCCGAGTCGCAGATGCTCGGCCAGGTGGGCGCGGTGCTGTTCCTGCGGCAGGCCTTGGCAAAAGTGGCAGATCGCTACGACGTCTGCCTGATCGACTCCCCGCCGAGTCTGGGTCAACTGGCCGTCATGGCCGCCCTCGCCGCCGATCATCTGATCGTGCCGGTACCGACGCGGCAGAAGGGCGTGGATGCCATGCCGGGCTTGCAGAAAGCCATGAGCACCTATCATCGCCTGCGGCCTGATCTCACGGTTGCCCTATACGTACCCACGTTCTATGACGCCCGCCGACTGCACGACCAGGAATTGCTGGCCCAGTTGCGTGACCATCTGTCCCCCCTCGCCACGCCCGTGCCGCAGCGGGAAGCCAAGTGGCTCGACTCCACGACGGCTGGGGAACCGATTGGGGTCTACGCACCGGGGTCGCCTGTCCATCAGGACGTGCAGCGCCTCACGCGCGAGATTGCCGCCGCCGCTGGCCTGCCCTTCACGGTGCCCGCATGA